A genomic segment from Clostridium pasteurianum BC1 encodes:
- a CDS encoding helix-turn-helix domain-containing protein: MIRIYLSKLLGERRWTQADLARKAGIRPATINEIYHELSERVNLEHLDKICEVLDCRLDELIKYIPNKKNHSKKWWKE, encoded by the coding sequence ATGATCAGAATATACTTATCTAAGTTATTAGGAGAACGTAGATGGACACAAGCAGATCTTGCTCGTAAAGCTGGAATAAGACCAGCAACTATAAATGAAATATACCACGAATTATCTGAAAGAGTGAATTTAGAACATTTGGATAAGATATGTGAGGTATTAGACTGTAGACTAGATGAATTAATCAAATATATACCAAATAAAAAGAATCATTCTAAAAAATGGTGGAAAGAGTAA
- a CDS encoding DUF3606 domain-containing protein → MSDNPETKETLDKSRINIEAPWETNLWCKLLQCTEDELFTAIKSVGNSEKDIRNYLKKKNE, encoded by the coding sequence ATGTCCGATAACCCAGAAACAAAAGAAACCCTAGATAAGTCAAGAATAAATATCGAAGCACCATGGGAAACAAATTTGTGGTGTAAATTATTGCAATGTACGGAAGATGAGTTATTTACGGCTATTAAATCAGTTGGAAATTCTGAAAAAGATATAAGAAATTATTTAAAGAAGAAAAATGAGTAG